One genomic segment of Blattabacterium sp. (Blaberus giganteus) includes these proteins:
- a CDS encoding HIT family protein has protein sequence MNNNNIFQKIINNEILAYKVAENYDHLAFLDIYPIKIGHTLIIPKKSNRDKIFSLSEKEFISIMSFTRKVAIGIEKVIPCNRVGIFVMGFEIPHVHIHLIPMDKESDGNFSKNRMVLSSKKFQILSEKIEKSIQKI, from the coding sequence ATGAATAATAATAATATTTTTCAGAAAATAATTAACAATGAAATTTTAGCTTATAAAGTAGCAGAAAATTATGATCATCTAGCTTTTTTAGACATTTATCCTATAAAAATAGGACATACTTTGATCATACCTAAAAAAAGTAATAGAGATAAAATTTTTTCTCTATCGGAAAAAGAATTTATCTCTATTATGTCTTTTACAAGAAAAGTAGCTATAGGTATAGAAAAAGTTATTCCTTGCAATCGTGTGGGGATATTTGTTATGGGATTCGAAATTCCTCATGTACATATTCATTTAATTCCTATGGATAAAGAAAGTGATGGAAATTTCTCCAAAAATAGAATGGTTTTGTCTTCAAAAAAATTTCAAATTTTATCAGAAAAAATAGAAAAATCTATTCAAAAAATATAA
- a CDS encoding type III pantothenate kinase gives MLLTINIGNSSLRFGLFDNNSNLECNCSWIINSNPHRSLDEYIFLFKNIYNQYGIIYKFIQNIVIGSVVPPLTNIVEQSLYKIHKIKPIIVDRNSVSSVKHYSHQLGTDLYANAIAAHTLYKNKNTTLVVDFGTALSLTCTDKYGKLKGIIIAPGVNTSLMALIGNTAQLSQIELKKPSSVLGQYTETCIQSGIIYGCLSMVEGLINRVNQELKTNCFVIATGGLSHIYTPLTKKIHIKDKLHTIKGLKILFHCNHSK, from the coding sequence ATGTTATTAACAATAAATATTGGAAATTCTAGTCTTCGTTTTGGCCTATTTGATAACAATTCTAATTTAGAATGTAATTGTTCGTGGATCATTAATAGTAATCCACATAGATCGTTAGATGAATATATTTTTTTATTTAAAAATATCTATAATCAATATGGCATAATTTATAAATTTATACAAAATATTGTTATTGGATCTGTAGTTCCTCCTCTTACAAATATTGTGGAACAATCTTTGTATAAAATACATAAAATAAAACCTATTATTGTTGATAGAAACTCAGTTTCTTCTGTAAAACATTATTCTCATCAGTTAGGGACAGATTTATATGCTAACGCTATTGCTGCCCATACATTATACAAAAACAAAAATACTACTTTAGTAGTAGATTTTGGAACGGCATTAAGTTTAACTTGTACCGATAAATATGGAAAACTTAAAGGTATTATTATTGCTCCTGGAGTTAATACTTCTTTAATGGCATTAATTGGAAATACAGCACAATTATCACAAATTGAATTAAAAAAACCTTCTAGTGTATTAGGACAATATACAGAAACATGTATTCAAAGTGGAATCATATATGGGTGTTTAAGCATGGTTGAAGGGTTAATAAATAGAGTTAATCAAGAATTGAAAACAAATTGTTTTGTTATTGCGACCGGAGGTCTTTCTCATATATATACCCCTTTAACAAAAAAAATTCATATAAAAGATAAATTACACACAATAAAAGGATTAAAAATATTATTTCATTGTAATCATTCCAAATAA
- a CDS encoding alpha/beta fold hydrolase translates to MTNICKINLKIKGKGIPIVLLHGFMESLEIWNYIYCSISNKYRVLSIDFPGHGKSILTLKENTVFTMEKSAEIVKKIVEKENIQKAVFVGHSMGGYVALAMAEKYPEMFLGLCLLHSTTESDTLEKKKGRIQSIQLAINNYPLFISTSIKRLFHHEKFFSLQKEITFVKKISSYTSINSIIAFSKGMFMRKNRKFLLKTTKFPKLYIAGLYDLILDVKKIYEETKYGNKTYFFAIPTGHMGHIEYPKEVIKILENFIDFSIIKN, encoded by the coding sequence ATGACTAATATTTGTAAAATAAATTTAAAAATCAAAGGAAAAGGAATTCCTATCGTATTATTACATGGATTCATGGAAAGTTTAGAAATATGGAATTATATATATTGTAGTATTTCTAATAAATATAGAGTTCTTTCAATTGATTTTCCAGGTCATGGAAAAAGTATTTTAACATTAAAAGAAAATACAGTTTTTACCATGGAAAAATCTGCAGAAATTGTAAAAAAAATTGTAGAAAAAGAAAATATACAAAAAGCTGTTTTTGTAGGTCATTCTATGGGTGGATATGTTGCTTTAGCTATGGCAGAAAAATATCCAGAAATGTTTTTAGGTTTATGTTTACTACATTCTACAACAGAATCAGATACACTTGAAAAAAAAAAAGGACGCATTCAATCTATTCAATTGGCCATTAATAATTATCCATTATTTATCTCTACAAGCATAAAAAGATTATTTCATCATGAAAAATTTTTTTCTTTACAAAAAGAGATTACTTTTGTAAAAAAAATTTCTTCATATACCTCTATTAATAGCATTATTGCTTTTTCAAAAGGAATGTTCATGCGAAAAAATAGAAAATTTTTGCTAAAAACAACTAAATTTCCAAAATTATATATAGCTGGTTTATACGATTTAATTCTTGATGTAAAAAAAATTTATGAAGAAACTAAATATGGAAATAAAACTTATTTTTTTGCAATTCCTACAGGTCATATGGGGCATATAGAATATCCTAAAGAAGTAATAAAAATATTAGAAAATTTTATAGATTTTTCTATTATTAAAAATTAA
- a CDS encoding 5-formyltetrahydrofolate cyclo-ligase: MRKSISQKEIIKMSYEIFFQLKKIFFIWEKTYYHIFLPIREYKEIDTFIIINFLLKIGKCVTVPCSNFHKLSIENCLLHENTILIKKKYGILEPISKHKYIISISIVEVIFIPLLIFDSRGYRIGYGKGFYDRFIPLCEKNAIKIGLSFFYPIRKIKGIHKNDLLIDIGVTPDHIFLFKKFNSKENFENIPSNDKHHN; the protein is encoded by the coding sequence ATGAGAAAATCTATTTCTCAAAAGGAAATTATAAAAATGAGTTATGAAATTTTTTTTCAACTAAAAAAAATATTTTTTATATGGGAAAAAACATATTATCACATTTTTTTACCCATACGTGAATATAAAGAAATTGATACATTTATTATTATCAATTTTTTACTAAAAATAGGAAAATGTGTTACTGTTCCATGCTCTAACTTTCATAAGTTATCCATAGAAAATTGTTTATTACATGAAAATACTATTTTAATAAAAAAAAAATATGGAATTCTGGAGCCTATTTCTAAGCATAAATACATTATTTCGATATCTATTGTAGAAGTAATATTTATTCCTTTATTAATATTTGATTCAAGAGGGTACAGAATAGGTTATGGAAAAGGTTTTTATGATAGATTTATTCCTTTATGTGAAAAAAATGCTATTAAAATAGGTTTAAGTTTTTTTTATCCTATAAGAAAAATTAAAGGTATACATAAAAACGATTTATTAATAGATATAGGAGTCACTCCCGATCATATTTTTTTATTTAAAAAATTCAATTCAAAGGAAAACTTTGAAAATATCCCAAGTAATGATAAACATCATAATTAA
- the rseP gene encoding RIP metalloprotease RseP: MSSILIRSIQLLLSISILVIVHELGHFIIAQVFKVRVERFFLFFDPWFSILKKKIGHTIYGIGWLPLGGYVKISGMMMDDKNVLSESEKKTKNWEFRSKSAIKRLLIISGGIIFNILLSVFIFTFLLFKYGETSLPTKNVKYGIEVDSLGEKIGLKNGDKILFVNEKYVPYFNDIPKEILLGNSITVDRMGNIIKLSLSNSKKKFLFDRKKLNFFIKPRVPPIINYVIKNSEAEKYGLKNNDEILAINSEFVLFSDQLKDLLSKYKNENILISINRNGKFIQKEIFLDSKGILGIYLKNFMDLDQIFFFEKKNYSFFESIPYGIKKAWDVLKNQIFFLKNVFHIETKAYKQIGSFFSIAKEFPSKWNWDIFWTLTATLSIWLAFLNLFPIPSLDGGYILFIMIEMITRKKINEEIIERCTIYGFVIMSLIMMFIITWDIFKVFL; encoded by the coding sequence ATGTCATCAATTTTAATTAGATCTATACAATTGCTACTTAGCATTTCTATATTGGTTATTGTTCATGAATTAGGTCATTTTATTATAGCTCAAGTTTTTAAAGTAAGAGTTGAGAGATTTTTTTTATTTTTTGATCCTTGGTTTTCTATTTTAAAAAAAAAGATAGGACATACTATTTATGGAATAGGTTGGTTACCTTTAGGGGGATATGTTAAAATATCTGGAATGATGATGGATGATAAAAATGTTTTATCAGAATCAGAAAAAAAAACTAAAAATTGGGAGTTTCGTTCTAAATCAGCGATAAAAAGACTATTAATCATTTCTGGAGGAATTATTTTTAATATATTATTATCCGTTTTTATTTTTACTTTTTTATTGTTTAAATATGGAGAAACTTCTCTTCCTACAAAAAATGTTAAATATGGAATAGAAGTTGATTCTTTAGGAGAGAAAATCGGATTGAAAAATGGAGATAAAATTTTATTCGTCAACGAAAAATATGTTCCATATTTCAATGATATTCCTAAAGAAATTCTATTGGGTAATTCTATTACTGTAGATCGTATGGGAAATATTATAAAATTATCATTAAGTAATAGCAAAAAAAAATTTCTTTTTGATAGAAAAAAACTTAATTTTTTTATTAAACCTCGTGTTCCCCCTATAATCAATTATGTGATAAAAAATTCTGAAGCCGAAAAATATGGATTAAAAAATAATGACGAAATATTAGCTATTAATTCTGAATTTGTTCTTTTTTCTGATCAATTGAAAGATTTATTATCAAAATATAAAAATGAAAACATATTAATATCCATTAATAGAAATGGAAAATTTATTCAAAAAGAAATTTTTTTAGACTCAAAAGGAATTTTAGGAATTTATTTAAAAAATTTTATGGATTTGGATCAAATTTTTTTCTTTGAAAAAAAGAATTACTCTTTTTTTGAGAGTATTCCTTACGGAATAAAAAAAGCTTGGGATGTTTTAAAAAATCAAATCTTTTTTTTGAAAAATGTTTTCCATATAGAAACTAAAGCTTATAAACAAATAGGTAGTTTTTTTTCCATAGCTAAAGAATTTCCATCTAAATGGAATTGGGATATTTTTTGGACTTTAACTGCTACTTTATCCATTTGGTTAGCTTTTTTAAATTTATTTCCTATCCCATCATTAGATGGTGGTTACATATTATTTATCATGATAGAAATGATAACAAGAAAAAAAATAAATGAAGAAATTATTGAACGTTGTACTATTTATGGATTTGTAATTATGAGTTTAATTATGATGTTTATCATTACTTGGGATATTTTCAAAGTTTTCCTTTGA
- a CDS encoding FeoA family protein, producing the protein MNLSNLKKGEKGIIKGYKNDNFPIKLLELGILPGVKFEILFVSIFYDPLCISYDQSCLALRKKEAENIIIEPI; encoded by the coding sequence ATGAATTTATCTAATCTTAAAAAAGGAGAAAAAGGAATTATTAAGGGATATAAAAATGATAATTTTCCCATAAAATTATTAGAATTAGGAATTTTACCGGGGGTAAAATTCGAAATACTTTTTGTTTCTATTTTTTATGATCCATTGTGTATAAGCTATGATCAATCTTGTTTAGCCTTACGAAAAAAAGAAGCTGAAAATATCATAATAGAACCTATTTAA
- the feoB gene encoding ferrous iron transport protein B, whose amino-acid sequence MPKIKLALVGNPNVGKTSLFNKLTGLNQKVGNYVGVTVDKKIGYFHYENICYKIIDLPGIYSIYPSSEDEEVVSRLLSNTNDLDYPDKIIIVADSSNIKKSLLLLRQVQDLGFPVLFVLNMLDEAKKKGVFINVEELKRFIVTEIVLINARKGIGLNEIKRKIKKLNQKTKETYFFNPELHYSLAINDVKNNYQVNTYKAWYYLAYNRKFFKEKENYLLDKIKKKYNIIPKRLQVKEILYRYEEIEKILSKAVSKLISNKEKNYLKFSKKIDNYLILHPFWGYFIFLFFLFFIFQCIFFWSEIPKQFIEFFFSFIQKKLENIYPGPLNNFFLQGILPAISTIISFIPQIFILLFFILIMEESGYISRVIFLMDKIMRPFGLNGKSVVPLISSIACAIPAIMSTRYIENPRDRLITILATPFMTCSARLPIYTLIISVIIPDQKWYFIQLRGIVLMAMYILGIISALSVSMILHQFLKKNYKSHLIMEIPTYKIPMLKNVLITLWINLKSFIINAGKMILLINILIWVLGTFGPSENSSSSNSGINIQKKELSHSYLGLLGKKMEPVIHPLGFDWKIGIGLLSSIVAREVFVSTMASVYSIEEKEMYTKTKKPIYDFATGISLLFFYAFSMQCMSTLSILKKETKSCKWPIIQFFFMTLLAYTTSLLTYQTLKK is encoded by the coding sequence ATGCCAAAAATTAAATTAGCGCTTGTTGGAAATCCAAATGTAGGAAAAACTTCTTTGTTCAATAAATTAACTGGACTCAATCAAAAAGTTGGAAATTATGTAGGAGTTACAGTGGACAAAAAAATAGGATATTTTCATTATGAAAACATATGCTATAAAATTATAGATCTTCCTGGAATTTATAGCATATATCCTTCATCTGAAGATGAAGAAGTAGTTAGCAGATTGCTAAGCAATACAAATGATTTAGATTATCCAGATAAAATCATAATAGTAGCAGATTCCTCGAATATAAAAAAAAGTCTTCTTTTACTTAGACAAGTCCAAGATTTAGGATTTCCTGTTCTTTTTGTATTAAATATGCTTGATGAAGCAAAAAAAAAAGGAGTATTCATCAATGTAGAAGAATTGAAAAGATTTATTGTAACAGAAATTGTATTAATTAACGCAAGAAAAGGAATAGGATTGAATGAAATTAAAAGAAAAATAAAAAAATTAAATCAAAAAACAAAAGAAACCTATTTCTTCAATCCAGAATTACATTATTCTCTTGCAATTAATGATGTGAAAAATAATTACCAAGTAAACACTTATAAGGCTTGGTATTATTTAGCTTATAATAGAAAATTTTTTAAAGAAAAAGAAAATTATTTATTAGATAAAATAAAAAAAAAATATAATATTATACCAAAAAGATTACAGGTAAAGGAAATATTATATAGATATGAAGAAATAGAAAAAATTTTATCAAAAGCAGTTTCGAAATTGATTTCGAACAAAGAAAAAAATTATTTGAAATTTTCAAAAAAAATAGATAATTATTTAATTCTACATCCTTTTTGGGGTTATTTCATTTTTTTATTTTTTTTATTTTTCATTTTTCAATGTATTTTTTTTTGGTCAGAAATTCCTAAACAATTTATAGAGTTTTTTTTTTCTTTTATACAAAAAAAATTAGAAAATATTTATCCTGGTCCTTTAAATAATTTTTTTTTGCAAGGAATATTGCCTGCAATCAGCACCATTATTTCTTTTATTCCACAAATTTTTATTTTACTATTTTTTATTCTTATTATGGAAGAAAGTGGTTACATAAGCAGAGTTATATTTTTAATGGATAAAATTATGCGACCTTTTGGATTAAATGGAAAAAGTGTTGTTCCTCTTATTTCTAGTATAGCTTGCGCGATTCCTGCAATTATGTCAACTAGATATATAGAAAATCCCAGAGATCGTTTAATTACCATTTTAGCGACTCCTTTTATGACTTGTTCTGCAAGATTACCTATTTATACTTTAATTATATCGGTAATTATCCCGGATCAAAAATGGTATTTCATTCAACTAAGAGGAATTGTGCTCATGGCTATGTATATTTTGGGAATTATATCTGCTTTGAGTGTATCAATGATTTTGCATCAATTCTTGAAAAAAAATTATAAAAGTCATCTTATCATGGAAATTCCCACTTATAAAATTCCTATGTTAAAAAACGTTTTAATTACTCTATGGATCAATCTTAAATCGTTTATTATAAATGCGGGAAAAATGATTTTATTAATTAATATATTGATTTGGGTTTTGGGAACTTTTGGTCCTTCTGAAAATTCATCAAGCAGTAATTCGGGAATAAATATACAAAAAAAAGAATTGTCTCATTCTTATTTGGGTCTATTAGGAAAAAAAATGGAACCTGTAATTCATCCATTGGGATTCGATTGGAAAATTGGAATAGGATTGTTATCATCTATTGTAGCAAGAGAAGTTTTTGTGAGTACAATGGCTTCTGTGTACAGCATAGAAGAAAAAGAAATGTACACCAAAACTAAAAAACCGATTTATGATTTCGCAACAGGGATTTCTTTACTATTTTTTTATGCATTTTCTATGCAATGTATGAGCACTTTATCCATACTAAAAAAAGAAACAAAATCTTGTAAGTGGCCAATCATACAATTTTTTTTTATGACTTTACTAGCTTATACAACTTCATTATTAACATATCAAACATTAAAAAAATAA
- a CDS encoding D-alanine--D-alanine ligase gives MKKIAVIMGGYSKESIISLKSGKVVYENLCKKEFDSYRIYILKEKWFMKDDKNKEYFINKQDFTVFGMKHIKFDCVFNAIHGTPGEDGILQAYFELLRIPYTGCNFHHANVTFNKKYCLTLLKYFGINTAESFFLNKNQAFCIKKIIKKIGLPCFVKPNRSGSSLGISKVYEEKDLFDAMQKAFLEDEEIIIESFLEGKEVSVGVFSFKNEVIVLPITEIISQNDFFDFESKYSGKSKEITPAKLLPNIENKIRKIAKKVYKFLNLSGISRAEYIIVNDEPFFLEINTVPGLSEESIFPKQLKIVGISLSDVFKDSIYASIEKMNKNE, from the coding sequence ATGAAAAAAATAGCTGTTATTATGGGCGGATATTCAAAAGAATCTATTATTTCATTGAAAAGCGGAAAAGTAGTTTATGAAAACTTATGCAAAAAAGAATTTGATTCTTATCGAATATATATTCTCAAGGAGAAATGGTTTATGAAAGATGATAAGAATAAAGAGTATTTTATAAATAAACAAGATTTTACTGTTTTTGGAATGAAACATATTAAATTTGATTGTGTATTTAATGCTATACATGGAACTCCAGGAGAGGATGGAATATTACAAGCTTATTTTGAGTTATTAAGAATTCCTTATACAGGATGTAACTTCCATCACGCTAATGTTACTTTTAATAAAAAGTATTGTTTAACTTTGTTGAAATATTTTGGAATTAATACAGCTGAATCTTTTTTTTTAAATAAAAATCAAGCTTTTTGTATAAAAAAAATTATAAAAAAAATAGGACTACCTTGTTTTGTAAAACCTAATAGATCTGGATCTAGTTTAGGGATCAGTAAAGTTTATGAAGAAAAAGATTTGTTTGATGCCATGCAAAAAGCTTTTCTAGAAGATGAAGAAATTATTATAGAATCTTTTCTTGAAGGAAAAGAGGTTTCAGTAGGTGTTTTTTCATTTAAAAATGAAGTTATTGTTTTACCAATAACAGAAATAATTAGTCAAAATGATTTTTTTGATTTTGAATCAAAATATTCTGGAAAATCTAAAGAAATTACCCCCGCAAAATTATTACCTAACATTGAGAATAAAATACGAAAAATCGCAAAAAAAGTATATAAATTTCTAAATTTATCAGGAATATCTAGAGCAGAATATATCATTGTCAATGATGAACCTTTTTTTTTAGAAATCAATACCGTTCCAGGTCTTTCAGAAGAGAGTATTTTTCCTAAACAATTGAAAATAGTTGGGATTTCTTTATCCGATGTATTTAAAGATTCTATATATGCTTCCATTGAAAAAATGAATAAAAATGAATAA
- a CDS encoding PASTA domain-containing protein, with protein MNYSKYFIIFIINFLIAILILYKITQLALKWVDIYTKHGSYVVVPDLRGFSLPQSRSRLKKLGLKYDINTSRYDPNFKMNQIISFSPEAGDHVKEGRHVYIQVNSKSSQYILPNIINKNKQIAIKLLHANHISVKEIIYINEMDKDTVLKVLYKNKSIQFGYRFPSNQDGITLIIGKGYEKNNLIVPNVIGMSLHSAMYILKNQLFHINFYYDHVITNPYKDAKVYRQKPDPGSIHEKNKSVELWLTSKELFDHLIQTQTEEKDSKKQTKEIQTEEKDSKKQTKEIQTEEKIESD; from the coding sequence ATGAACTATTCAAAATATTTTATAATATTCATCATAAATTTTTTGATTGCCATATTAATTTTATATAAAATTACTCAATTGGCATTGAAATGGGTAGATATTTACACAAAACATGGTTCTTATGTTGTAGTTCCTGATTTGAGAGGTTTTTCTTTACCTCAATCTAGGTCTAGATTAAAAAAACTAGGTCTTAAATACGATATAAATACATCACGTTATGATCCTAATTTTAAAATGAATCAAATTATTTCCTTTTCTCCAGAAGCTGGAGATCATGTAAAAGAAGGAAGACATGTTTATATACAAGTTAATTCTAAATCATCCCAATATATTTTACCTAATATCATAAATAAAAATAAACAAATAGCCATAAAACTGCTTCATGCTAATCATATATCTGTTAAAGAAATCATATATATTAATGAGATGGATAAAGATACCGTTTTAAAAGTTTTATATAAAAATAAATCTATTCAATTTGGATATAGATTTCCATCTAATCAAGATGGAATCACTTTGATCATTGGAAAAGGATATGAAAAAAATAATTTGATTGTTCCTAATGTTATTGGAATGTCATTACATTCGGCAATGTATATTTTAAAAAATCAATTATTTCATATAAATTTTTATTATGATCATGTTATAACAAATCCTTACAAAGACGCAAAAGTATATCGTCAAAAACCTGATCCAGGATCAATTCATGAAAAAAATAAATCTGTTGAACTTTGGTTAACTTCAAAAGAATTGTTCGATCATTTAATTCAAACACAAACAGAAGAAAAAGATTCTAAAAAACAAACAAAAGAAATTCAAACAGAAGAAAAAGATTCTAAAAAACAAACAAAAGAAATTCAAACAGAAGAAAAAATAGAATCAGACTAA
- a CDS encoding RluA family pseudouridine synthase — protein MKKIKIIAKKNKKEIRIDKFLKKNIQNISRNQIQKLTISGKVIVNQHIVKKKNYKIKPLDFVEIEISNINTLDCLEYRNIIAEKMNLDIIHEDEDIIVINKPAGMVVHPGYGNQKGTLIHGIKHHFQKSNLNNFDLYRSGLVHRLDKDTSGLLVLAKNEHSKEYLFKQFYYKTIKREYRALIWGNLLEENGIITGFIGRDPKNRKRMTIFKKNEYKKGKYSVTHYKVLERFKYLTYVSCSLKTGKTHQIRAHFKYLGHPLFHDSIYGGNRIFMKKKCSNQSIEFFKTCFKILPRQALHAISISFIHPKNGTCDFYCPIPEDFKIVLQKCRKTFL, from the coding sequence ATGAAAAAAATTAAAATTATTGCAAAAAAGAATAAAAAAGAAATTCGCATTGATAAGTTTTTGAAAAAAAATATACAAAACATTAGTAGAAATCAAATTCAAAAATTAACTATTTCAGGAAAAGTGATAGTGAATCAACATATTGTAAAAAAAAAAAATTATAAAATAAAACCTTTAGATTTTGTGGAAATAGAAATATCTAATATTAATACATTAGATTGTTTAGAATATAGAAACATTATTGCGGAAAAAATGAATCTTGATATTATACATGAAGATGAAGACATTATTGTAATTAATAAACCTGCAGGAATGGTAGTACATCCTGGATATGGAAATCAAAAAGGGACATTAATTCATGGAATAAAACATCATTTTCAAAAATCAAATTTGAATAATTTTGATTTATACAGAAGTGGATTAGTTCATAGATTAGATAAGGATACATCAGGTTTATTAGTTTTAGCGAAAAATGAACATTCTAAAGAATATTTATTTAAACAGTTTTACTATAAAACAATTAAAAGAGAATATAGAGCTTTAATATGGGGAAATTTGCTTGAAGAAAATGGTATAATAACTGGTTTTATTGGAAGAGATCCTAAAAATAGAAAAAGAATGACTATTTTTAAAAAAAATGAATATAAAAAAGGAAAATATTCTGTAACACATTATAAAGTATTAGAAAGGTTTAAGTATTTAACTTATGTTTCTTGTTCTCTAAAAACAGGAAAAACACATCAAATCAGAGCTCATTTCAAATATTTGGGCCATCCATTATTTCACGACTCTATTTATGGGGGAAATAGGATTTTTATGAAAAAAAAATGTTCAAATCAAAGTATAGAATTTTTTAAAACTTGTTTTAAAATATTACCAAGACAAGCTTTACATGCTATATCTATTTCTTTTATTCATCCAAAAAATGGAACATGTGACTTCTACTGTCCAATTCCTGAAGATTTTAAAATTGTTTTACAAAAATGTAGAAAAACATTTTTATGA
- the mgtE gene encoding magnesium transporter, whose protein sequence is MFNEEQDYLINNDQFLNRITISRLIKIIHHHPNDVVKIFSLLKRCKAITTFKVLDFSIKKKIIQGLSSIKKMELLNNLPVDDRVDFLENLPKNILKDLIKYLNPEEKYKTLESLGYPKNSIGRLMIPYYIAVQETWRVQDVLDYIRKEVKNSDVIEIVYIVNQKGKLIDDIKIREFLLVDPKTRVSELLIDGRYTEFLNITDTEEKANRMFSMSNRISLPVIDDKNFLLGIVTIDDILWVLNENYREDFQKIGGMEALNQSYLNVPLYQLIKKRAGWLILLFIGEMLTTTVMQQFSSVIEKAVVLALFIPLVVSSGGNSGSQAASLIIQAMSLGEVKIKDWWIVMRREIICGFFLGSILGLTGFIRIVAWHKINLFNYGSHWILVGITVFLSLIGVVLWGTLSGSMLPFIIKKLRGDPASSSAPFVATLVDVVGLIIYFSISCLLLHGTLL, encoded by the coding sequence ATGTTTAATGAGGAACAAGATTATTTAATAAATAACGATCAGTTTCTAAATCGTATAACTATAAGTAGATTAATAAAAATTATTCATCATCATCCTAATGATGTTGTAAAAATATTTAGTTTGTTAAAACGATGTAAAGCAATTACTACTTTTAAAGTATTAGACTTTTCTATAAAAAAAAAAATAATACAAGGTTTATCTTCTATTAAAAAAATGGAATTATTAAATAATTTACCGGTAGATGATCGTGTTGATTTTTTAGAAAATCTTCCAAAAAATATTTTAAAAGATTTAATCAAATATTTAAATCCAGAAGAAAAATATAAAACTTTAGAATCTCTAGGATATCCTAAAAATAGTATAGGTCGTTTGATGATTCCATATTATATCGCAGTTCAAGAAACTTGGAGAGTACAAGACGTTTTAGATTATATTCGTAAAGAAGTAAAAAATAGTGATGTTATAGAAATTGTATATATAGTAAACCAAAAAGGAAAATTAATAGACGATATAAAAATACGAGAATTTTTATTAGTAGATCCAAAAACAAGAGTCTCTGAGTTATTAATAGATGGTCGATATACTGAATTTTTAAATATTACAGATACAGAAGAAAAAGCGAATAGAATGTTTTCTATGAGTAATAGAATTTCACTTCCAGTTATAGACGATAAAAATTTTTTATTGGGAATTGTAACTATCGATGATATTTTATGGGTTTTAAATGAAAATTATAGAGAAGACTTTCAAAAGATAGGAGGAATGGAAGCTTTAAATCAATCTTATTTAAATGTTCCTTTATATCAACTTATTAAAAAAAGAGCTGGATGGCTGATTTTATTGTTTATAGGAGAAATGTTAACAACAACAGTAATGCAACAATTTTCAAGTGTTATAGAAAAAGCCGTAGTTCTTGCTTTGTTTATTCCTTTAGTTGTTTCAAGTGGAGGGAATAGTGGCTCTCAAGCTGCAAGTTTAATTATACAAGCAATGTCTTTGGGAGAGGTGAAAATAAAAGATTGGTGGATTGTGATGCGAAGGGAAATTATTTGCGGTTTTTTTTTAGGTAGCATTTTGGGATTAACAGGTTTTATACGTATAGTAGCTTGGCATAAAATCAATTTATTTAATTATGGTTCTCATTGGATATTGGTAGGTATTACGGTATTTTTATCCTTGATTGGAGTCGTTTTATGGGGAACATTAAGTGGTTCAATGTTGCCTTTTATCATTAAAAAATTAAGAGGAGATCCCGCTAGCTCTTCAGCTCCTTTTGTCGCTACATTAGTAGATGTTGTTGGATTAATTATATATTTTTCTATATCTTGTCTTCTTCTGCATGGAACTTTATTATAA